In Mycoplasmopsis maculosa, one genomic interval encodes:
- a CDS encoding HAD-IIB family hydrolase, which yields MKNIKLIFIDLDGTTIDSIKNGKKRISLKNRKLVDEARQKGIKVVVSTGRKPDGHTKVLLKDIGSESDFLAWNGSYVVQNGIVIKNESINSDLVKKIIKLVEKTNLSFIINSDIKNNCFTNNKFLKFILSFSKIKAKKYSEFIFEKPISKMMIWDFSPRKIKKFYENIKNEFSNDLEIVFTGKRNNMIEITSKNCTKGDSEILFCSNLGIKPEECAHIGDTENDMSGNKLGVLISMKNGSKRFKKTADVISKYNYKNAGLGKTIKKYILKCK from the coding sequence ATGAAAAATATAAAATTAATATTTATTGACTTAGATGGGACAACAATTGATTCCATTAAAAATGGTAAAAAAAGAATAAGTCTAAAAAACAGAAAACTTGTTGATGAAGCAAGACAAAAAGGAATTAAAGTTGTTGTTTCAACAGGAAGAAAACCTGACGGTCATACAAAAGTATTATTAAAAGATATAGGCTCAGAAAGTGATTTTTTAGCATGGAATGGATCATATGTTGTACAAAATGGCATAGTTATAAAAAATGAATCTATTAATAGTGATTTAGTAAAAAAAATTATAAAATTAGTTGAAAAAACAAATTTATCTTTTATTATAAATTCTGACATAAAAAATAATTGTTTTACTAATAATAAATTTTTAAAATTTATTTTAAGTTTTTCAAAAATAAAAGCAAAAAAATATTCAGAATTTATTTTTGAAAAACCAATTTCAAAAATGATGATTTGAGATTTTAGCCCTAGAAAGATTAAAAAATTTTATGAAAATATAAAAAATGAATTTTCAAATGATTTAGAAATAGTTTTCACAGGTAAAAGAAATAATATGATTGAAATTACTTCTAAAAATTGCACAAAAGGAGATTCAGAAATATTATTTTGTTCTAATTTAGGTATAAAACCCGAAGAATGTGCTCATATAGGTGATACTGAAAATGATATGAGTGGAAACAAATTAGGCGTATTAATTTCAATGAAAAACGGGTCAAAAAGATTTAAAAAGACTGCAGATGTAATTTCTAAATATAATTATAAAAATGCAGGCTTAGGAAAAACTATAAAAAAATATATTTTAAAATGTAAGTAA
- a CDS encoding deoxynucleoside kinase, translating into MIIAISGMIGAGKSTLSKKLASSFKNSIVLEEFGENDEIFNTYLKWIYKKKPNIDISFQAYIIEYLSDFFKKSKENWLLKNEGNKGFIFLDRFNLEHYIFAKVTLKKKENKYFEAFEALFNEIIEYDDIPDIAYFLDIDWFNFKKRIFKRGREVEIKNFQENETYFQDLLNCYKSEFILLMKKYNINYKIINTNNLTDFEVFEIVKNDIKNTII; encoded by the coding sequence ATGATTATAGCTATAAGCGGAATGATAGGTGCAGGGAAAAGCACCTTAAGTAAAAAATTAGCTAGTAGTTTTAAAAATTCGATTGTATTAGAAGAATTTGGTGAAAATGATGAAATATTTAACACTTATTTAAAATGAATATATAAAAAAAAGCCTAATATTGATATTTCATTTCAAGCTTATATAATTGAATATTTATCAGATTTTTTTAAAAAGTCAAAAGAAAACTGATTATTAAAAAATGAAGGTAATAAAGGATTTATATTTTTAGATAGATTTAATCTGGAACATTATATTTTTGCTAAAGTTACTTTAAAAAAGAAGGAAAATAAATATTTTGAAGCATTTGAAGCATTATTCAATGAAATAATAGAATATGATGATATACCTGATATTGCTTATTTTTTGGACATAGATTGATTTAATTTTAAAAAAAGAATATTTAAAAGAGGTCGTGAAGTAGAAATAAAAAATTTTCAAGAAAATGAAACTTATTTTCAGGATTTATTGAATTGTTACAAGAGTGAATTTATTTTATTAATGAAAAAATATAATATAAATTACAAAATAATTAATACAAATAACCTAACTGATTTTGAGGTTTTTGAAATTGTAAAAAACGATATTAAAAATACAATTATTTAA
- a CDS encoding deoxynucleoside kinase, with product MLIGISGMISSGKSTLTKKLHEYFKSSYILEEFDENDEVFNTFLKWLYEKKPNLSIGFQSYVVENHTTKLNELINKFNDDNKSWEKDHIILDRFSIEHYIFANVNLKVKGEKYLKGYDALFTKLITKNETPDLAIFLNMTYDTFEKRLFERGREVEINNYENNKEYFTKLYEAYKDLFIKQAEKYNLIYEIIETDNLSEDEVLKKALEIINNHKKVLKRGKKWL from the coding sequence ATGTTAATAGGAATTAGCGGAATGATAAGTAGTGGAAAAAGCACTTTAACTAAAAAATTGCATGAATATTTTAAATCTTCTTACATATTAGAAGAATTTGATGAAAATGATGAAGTATTTAATACTTTTTTGAAATGATTATACGAAAAAAAACCAAATTTGTCAATAGGTTTTCAATCATATGTTGTAGAAAATCATACAACTAAATTAAATGAACTTATAAACAAATTTAATGATGATAATAAGAGTTGAGAAAAAGATCATATTATTTTAGATCGTTTTAGTATAGAACACTATATTTTTGCTAATGTAAATTTAAAAGTAAAAGGTGAAAAATATTTAAAAGGATATGATGCATTATTCACAAAGTTAATCACAAAGAATGAAACTCCTGATTTAGCTATATTTTTAAATATGACTTATGATACTTTTGAAAAAAGACTATTTGAAAGAGGTCGTGAAGTAGAAATTAACAATTATGAAAATAATAAAGAATATTTTACAAAGTTATATGAAGCATATAAAGATCTTTTTATAAAACAAGCCGAAAAATATAATTTGATTTATGAAATAATTGAAACAGATAATTTAAGTGAAGATGAAGTTTTAAAAAAAGCCTTAGAAATAATAAATAATCATAAAAAAGTATTAAAAAGAGGAAAAAAATGATTATAG
- a CDS encoding phosphorylase family protein: MSIHINAKKNDIARIVILSGDPNRMKFMAYKYLDDVKEVSNLRNASFYTGYYKGKKITFGSHGMGQYSTGTYANELYVEYGVDVIIRCGSASTYRKEWKLLDLVIINRSYSDNTAISMLNNNELQKVYYPDKILTDELINSAKKLNFDYKIGSVHSADVFYSIRNIEDTIKETASDVVDAESYALFAVAKRYGKKAASILQISDILPNMEFVDSITREQKFNKSFETVLQMISDYKAL, translated from the coding sequence ATGTCAATACATATTAATGCAAAGAAAAACGATATAGCAAGAATAGTAATTCTTTCAGGTGACCCAAATAGAATGAAGTTTATGGCTTATAAATATTTAGATGATGTAAAGGAAGTTAGTAATTTAAGAAATGCATCATTTTACACAGGTTATTACAAGGGCAAAAAGATAACTTTTGGTTCACACGGCATGGGACAATATTCAACAGGAACATATGCAAATGAATTATATGTTGAATATGGTGTTGATGTAATTATTCGTTGCGGGTCAGCAAGTACTTATCGTAAGGAATGAAAATTATTAGATCTAGTTATTATAAATAGATCTTATAGTGATAATACAGCAATAAGTATGTTAAATAATAACGAACTTCAAAAAGTATACTATCCAGACAAAATCCTTACAGATGAACTAATAAATAGTGCTAAAAAACTTAATTTTGATTATAAAATAGGAAGTGTTCATTCTGCAGACGTCTTTTATAGTATAAGAAATATTGAGGATACAATTAAGGAAACCGCATCAGATGTTGTTGATGCAGAAAGTTATGCTTTATTTGCGGTTGCAAAAAGATATGGTAAAAAAGCTGCATCTATTTTACAAATTAGTGATATTTTGCCAAATATGGAATTTGTAGATTCTATAACAAGAGAACAAAAATTTAATAAATCATTTGAAACTGTTCTACAAATGATTAGTGATTATAAAGCATTATAA
- the rmuC gene encoding DNA recombination protein RmuC, which produces MDLNLLIINLILIIILITFLTIVTILFIVKKPFKKVDLEKNNDNFNEEIIKNIKLFIIEEFNKIENRISNEKTELLKENNKQILENNNYYNDLKSKLQLQINDYQKNIEIKLEEAVKNFINFQKNLEKDNNNLFEKIVENNNKKVTEEFIKLNEYITKMVNEGLNNIKSGVDSYFNEKLTNQINDNFKNVGEKIQKLDSDIIKLEKLQDDVGNLNKVMSGVKTRGNFGEFHLDQILEDQLNGNYEKQFKLSGDDSLVDFAIRIYEKDKSLFLPIDSKFPLENYIKYISSENKDEQENYLKELFNDVISMAKSISKKYIIKGVTTDNALMYIPSESVYALLLSNPEKIYEINNKYNVVIVGPSTILTFINYSKITVASAHLKDNIKLIKEAVDAIVKKHSEINSKLDEADNSIAKSQKAIETVRRHTGTIYNKLTDRKFNKSLNALEQENNTIEDN; this is translated from the coding sequence ATGGATTTAAATTTACTTATAATAAATTTAATTTTAATAATAATTTTGATAACTTTTTTAACTATTGTTACAATCTTATTTATTGTCAAAAAACCCTTTAAAAAAGTTGATTTAGAAAAAAATAATGATAATTTTAATGAAGAAATTATAAAAAATATTAAATTATTTATAATAGAAGAATTTAATAAAATTGAAAATAGAATATCAAATGAAAAAACAGAATTATTAAAGGAAAATAATAAACAAATTTTAGAAAACAATAACTATTATAATGATCTTAAAAGTAAACTTCAATTGCAAATAAATGATTATCAAAAAAACATTGAAATAAAACTTGAAGAAGCAGTAAAAAATTTTATCAATTTTCAAAAAAATTTAGAAAAAGATAATAATAATTTATTTGAAAAAATTGTTGAAAACAACAATAAAAAAGTGACTGAAGAATTTATTAAATTAAATGAATATATAACTAAAATGGTCAACGAAGGATTAAACAATATTAAATCAGGTGTTGATAGTTACTTTAATGAAAAACTTACAAATCAAATAAATGATAATTTTAAAAATGTTGGAGAAAAAATTCAAAAATTAGACTCTGACATTATAAAACTTGAAAAATTACAAGATGACGTTGGTAATTTAAATAAAGTTATGTCTGGAGTTAAAACAAGAGGAAACTTTGGAGAATTTCATTTAGATCAAATTTTAGAAGATCAATTAAATGGAAATTATGAAAAACAATTTAAATTATCAGGCGATGATTCACTTGTAGATTTTGCAATTAGAATTTATGAAAAAGATAAAAGTTTATTTCTTCCTATTGATTCTAAATTTCCGCTTGAAAATTATATTAAATACATAAGTTCTGAAAATAAAGACGAGCAAGAAAATTACTTAAAAGAGTTGTTTAATGATGTTATTTCAATGGCAAAATCTATTTCTAAAAAATATATAATAAAAGGTGTAACAACCGATAACGCTTTAATGTATATTCCTAGTGAAAGCGTTTATGCATTATTGCTTTCTAATCCAGAAAAAATTTATGAAATAAATAATAAGTATAATGTTGTAATAGTAGGACCTTCAACAATTTTAACTTTTATAAACTATAGTAAAATTACAGTTGCAAGTGCTCATTTAAAAGATAATATAAAATTAATAAAAGAAGCAGTTGATGCAATTGTTAAAAAGCATAGTGAAATAAATTCAAAATTAGATGAAGCTGATAATAGCATAGCTAAATCACAAAAAGCAATTGAAACTGTTAGAAGACATACTGGTACAATATATAATAAACTTACAGATAGAAAATTTAATAAATCATTAAATGCTTTAGAGCAAGAAAATAATACAATAGAAGATAATTAA
- the rplS gene encoding 50S ribosomal protein L19: MRNKLIELVESSQLRTDFPEFRVGDNVKVHVRIREGEKERIQIFEGLVISKKESGTRETFTVRKVSFGIGVHRTFPLNSPMIAHIEVVRSNKVRRAKLYYMKNRQGKSARLKEIKR, translated from the coding sequence ATGAGAAATAAATTAATCGAATTAGTAGAATCAAGTCAATTACGTACAGATTTCCCAGAATTCCGTGTTGGCGATAATGTTAAAGTTCACGTACGTATTCGTGAAGGTGAAAAAGAACGTATTCAAATTTTTGAAGGTTTAGTAATTAGCAAAAAAGAATCAGGTACAAGAGAAACATTTACAGTTAGAAAAGTTTCATTTGGTATAGGTGTTCACAGAACATTCCCATTAAACTCACCAATGATTGCACACATTGAAGTTGTTAGATCAAATAAAGTTAGAAGAGCAAAATTATACTACATGAAAAACCGTCAAGGTAAATCAGCACGTCTTAAAGAAATTAAAAGATAA
- the trmD gene encoding tRNA (guanosine(37)-N1)-methyltransferase TrmD — protein MKINFLTLFPNYYEPFVNESIIFKAIQKEIIDINVIDFRDFSKDKHKKVDDEIFGGGHGMLLQIEPIDLALESLKNRGGYKILVSPQGKVFTQEIANKLSKYDQITFISGRYEGFDERVVDLVDEELSIGDYVLTGGELPSMVMADSIVRLVKGVIREESHEFESFQGIGLLEHPQYTRPRDYKGMLVPEVLLNGNHAEIEKWKKEAQYNKTLKNRPDIILKIKENLERTKNEK, from the coding sequence ATGAAAATTAATTTTTTAACGCTTTTCCCAAATTATTATGAACCTTTTGTAAATGAGTCAATTATTTTTAAAGCTATCCAAAAAGAAATAATTGATATCAATGTTATTGACTTTAGAGATTTTAGTAAAGACAAACATAAAAAGGTTGATGATGAAATCTTTGGTGGCGGCCATGGTATGTTATTACAAATTGAACCAATAGATCTTGCACTAGAATCACTTAAAAATAGAGGTGGATATAAAATTTTAGTTTCTCCTCAAGGAAAAGTCTTTACTCAAGAAATAGCGAATAAATTATCAAAATATGATCAAATAACCTTTATTTCAGGAAGATATGAAGGATTTGATGAAAGAGTAGTTGATTTAGTGGACGAAGAATTATCTATTGGTGATTACGTTCTAACAGGAGGAGAATTACCTTCTATGGTTATGGCTGATTCTATTGTTAGACTAGTTAAAGGTGTAATAAGAGAAGAAAGTCATGAATTTGAATCATTTCAAGGTATAGGTCTTTTAGAACACCCTCAATACACACGCCCAAGAGATTATAAAGGAATGCTTGTGCCTGAAGTTTTACTTAATGGCAATCATGCTGAAATAGAAAAATGAAAGAAAGAAGCGCAATATAATAAAACGTTAAAAAATAGACCAGATATTATTTTAAAAATAAAAGAAAATTTAGAAAGGACTAAAAATGAGAAATAA
- the rpsP gene encoding 30S ribosomal protein S16 has translation MVKIRLKRLGSKFNACYKIVVADARAPRDGRFIEAIGEYNPHTKAFRVDEAATQQWIKDGAQVTQTVYNLFRTHGLNKKFAEAKSKENK, from the coding sequence ATGGTTAAAATTAGACTAAAACGTTTAGGAAGCAAATTTAATGCTTGCTACAAAATTGTAGTTGCTGATGCTCGTGCACCTCGTGACGGTAGATTCATCGAAGCTATTGGTGAATACAACCCACATACAAAAGCTTTTAGAGTAGATGAAGCTGCAACACAACAATGAATTAAAGATGGTGCTCAAGTAACTCAAACTGTATATAACTTATTTAGAACACATGGTTTAAATAAAAAATTTGCTGAAGCTAAATCAAAAGAAAATAAATAA
- a CDS encoding type III restriction endonuclease subunit M: MKLFENFKERIEEISSKELNQDQKDLAIKILEKFKDEEKQLEYVFQFIAQRIKTGFRFDAAPEANSRTIAILKKDEELSFVLDENKAKENTLIIGENYDALKNLIIVEREREREGEREREQGSHINMI; encoded by the coding sequence ATGAAATTATTTGAAAATTTTAAAGAAAGAATAGAAGAAATTTCTTCTAAAGAGTTAAATCAAGATCAAAAAGATTTAGCTATAAAAATTTTAGAAAAATTTAAAGATGAAGAAAAACAATTAGAATATGTTTTTCAATTTATAGCACAAAGAATTAAAACAGGTTTTAGATTTGATGCAGCTCCAGAAGCTAATTCTAGAACAATTGCAATTCTTAAAAAAGATGAAGAGCTTAGCTTTGTTTTAGACGAAAACAAAGCTAAGGAAAATACTTTAATTATCGGAGAAAACTACGACGCTTTAAAGAATTTAATAATAGTCGAGAGAGAGAGAGAGAGAGAGGGAGAGAGGGAGAGAGAGCAGGGCTCTCATATAAATATGATTTAA
- a CDS encoding site-specific DNA-methyltransferase — MDPPYNTEATKNDGNAVSDNNEEIKANKFVYRDKYSRNGWLNLMNERLKLAKELLKDDGVIFVSIDDTEQAYLKVLMDEIFGEENFVCNFIWRNKNTGGGSDKNGIDIETEFILCYSKNKEKVIFSRQEIISENYKYIDEYFKERGKYNLIDLDHVSSKSSFKYSESLDYEIEAPDGTFFKNYRNIIKPRSYSYTLGKNTFDFANKNGFIEIIKKKDKDGNEYWKAYRKSYEKVKIDNKKLEIIPREEGNNFNNLINEGNITTSSGKRMLINVLENKDFAFPKPIELLKIIINFKNNKNARVLDFFAGSGTTAHAVLELNREDGGNRTFTLVTNNENNIGIDVNYERLYRINHGIGTKGEAFEWTNKNEPYKSNLNVFKLEYFDVSPNNLDINVKELTNKLINVLKEFGITSIDQNNEQEYINLLNDLSSLKPLEKENNESN, encoded by the coding sequence ATTGACCCTCCTTATAACACTGAAGCTACTAAAAATGATGGAAATGCAGTTTCAGATAACAATGAAGAAATAAAAGCGAATAAATTTGTATATCGTGATAAATATTCACGTAATGGTTGATTAAATTTAATGAATGAAAGATTGAAATTAGCTAAAGAACTTCTCAAAGATGATGGAGTTATTTTTGTTTCAATCGATGATACCGAACAAGCCTATTTAAAAGTGTTAATGGACGAAATTTTTGGTGAGGAGAATTTTGTTTGTAATTTTATATGAAGAAATAAAAATACTGGAGGTGGCTCAGATAAAAATGGAATTGATATTGAAACTGAATTTATTCTTTGCTATTCAAAAAATAAAGAAAAAGTTATATTTTCTAGACAAGAAATAATTTCAGAAAATTATAAATATATAGATGAATATTTTAAAGAAAGAGGTAAATACAATTTAATAGATTTAGATCATGTGTCTTCAAAAAGTTCTTTTAAATATAGCGAGTCATTAGATTATGAAATAGAAGCACCTGATGGGACATTTTTTAAAAATTATAGAAATATAATTAAACCTCGATCTTATTCATATACATTAGGAAAAAATACTTTTGATTTTGCTAATAAAAATGGGTTTATAGAAATAATTAAGAAAAAAGATAAAGATGGCAATGAATATTGAAAAGCATATAGAAAATCATATGAAAAAGTAAAGATTGATAATAAAAAATTAGAAATAATACCAAGAGAAGAAGGCAATAATTTTAATAATTTAATTAATGAAGGAAATATAACAACTAGTTCCGGAAAAAGAATGCTAATCAATGTTTTAGAAAATAAAGATTTTGCCTTTCCAAAACCTATTGAATTGTTAAAAATAATTATTAATTTTAAAAATAACAAAAACGCTAGAGTGCTTGACTTCTTTGCAGGTTCCGGAACAACAGCTCATGCTGTTCTAGAATTAAACCGTGAAGATGGCGGAAATAGAACATTTACATTAGTAACAAATAATGAAAACAACATAGGTATAGATGTAAATTATGAAAGATTATATAGAATAAATCATGGAATCGGAACAAAAGGTGAAGCTTTTGAATGAACTAACAAAAACGAACCATATAAATCTAATTTAAATGTTTTTAAATTAGAATATTTTGACGTAAGTCCTAATAATTTAGACATAAATGTAAAAGAATTAACAAATAAATTAATAAATGTATTAAAAGAATTTGGAATAACTTCAATAGATCAAAATAATGAACAAGAATATATTAATTTGCTAAATGACTTATCATCATTAAAACCTTTAGAAAAGGAAAATAATGAATCTAACTAA